A single region of the Vicia villosa cultivar HV-30 ecotype Madison, WI linkage group LG4, Vvil1.0, whole genome shotgun sequence genome encodes:
- the LOC131598343 gene encoding probable receptor-like protein kinase At1g11050 gives MDNNNHQFMFLPFLLCFTLFIATASSASCPINLSYVETFPWDTSTCRDPIDTQHCCQSLLSLVGIGLAKHLKETQLFQFSNENTSSACLQDFKLKLSSLKIQPLLVHTCFPNSTQFVTNTSSCAGISNITDWKQKVGMISPLDTSCNGDLKAEANCSICTDAGFKVTSQLRDSDPKNSTKCFFFSILYAIGIVNQFGPTDPAAAACILGVPLSSKG, from the coding sequence ATGGATAATAATAACCACCAATTCATGTTCCTTCCCTTTCTCCTTTGCTTCACTTTGTTCATAGCTACTGCTTCTTCTGCATCATGTCCTATAAATCTCAGCTACGTTGAAACCTTTCCATGGGACACATCAACCTGCAGAGACCCAATTGACACACAACACTGTTGTCAATCACTTCTCAGTCTTGTTGGTATAGGACTTGCAAAACACCTCAAAGAAACTCAACTCTTTCAATTCTCAAATGAAAACACTTCCTCAGCATGTTTACAAGATTTCAAACTCAAACTTTCATCCTTAAAAATCCAACCTTTGTTAGTCCATACTTGTTTCCCAAACTCAACTCAGTTTGTCACCAACACTTCAAGCTGTGCAGGTATATCAAACATCACAGACTGGAAACAAAAAGTTGGTATGATTAGTCCTTTAGATACTTCTTGTAATGGTGATTTGAAAGCTGAAGCTAATTGTAGTATATGTACTGATGCTGGTTTTAAAGTAACTTCTCAGCTTAGAGATAGTGATCCAAAGAATTCAACAAAGtgctttttcttttcaattttgtaTGCTATTGGTATTGTGAATCAATTTGGTCCTACAGATCCTGCTGCAGCTGCTTGTATACTTGGTGTGCCACTTTCATCAAAAGGGTAA